In one Trichosurus vulpecula isolate mTriVul1 chromosome 8, mTriVul1.pri, whole genome shotgun sequence genomic region, the following are encoded:
- the LOC118827877 gene encoding fibrous sheath CABYR-binding protein-like produces the protein MEESNEHDQPVSAGRQEMRKRRKPSQPMIDKSQQTDITEKKKYLTGSQLAAPKAVLSHSNIHESKAKHSTKEYDKMRLSSQLQQTWQRRKHGQEVADKSQQTEEIKGGKKKASRRREEILPPQSKLEEPKESSGGGEMKSGEPLGEALVDVGGAPPPVPESDIEQIAHPSKEHETPLNRRPSYSLINRSQQTSCTGDWGLMAYYGLYREMVDKQTGMSDTELIGFPSASNKKDSSSQPMEDTEGPKVSPRTSRGSSASRKSFSPSKIISARGSTEAASRVLSPQVSARASKTFSARGSASASKTFSPSGSAKIISAQGSATASKTFSPQASKASIIEPLEESGSEIGLKSPERIIDATPEVPPIIKRENVSIEEVVHEEQPPLAELESSDREGPIDLESPSVAEKEFAPEEEGPLEDIESPVEVEVSPVEEALVEELELPIEEEVSPMEEMLHEEPEPPPTDMELSPMEESPLEEQEPPDEVKSSLMEEAPLDEVEAAPVEEAPLEELEPSPDEVEPSPVEEAPLEELEPSPDEVEPSPVEEAPLEELEPSPDEVEPSPVEEAPLEELEPPPDEIEAAPVEEAPLEELEPSPDEIEAAPVEEAPLEELEPLPDEAELSPVEEAPLEELEPSPDEVESSPVEEAPFEELEPPPDEAEPSPVEEAPLEELEPPPDEAEPSPVEEAPLEELEPSPDEVEPSPVEEAPFEELEPSPDEVEASPVEEAPLEELEPPPDEVESSPVEETPLGELEPPPDEEKAAPVEEAPLEELEPPPDEAEPSLEEEVPLPEEEAPLEELEFSPVETKAAPEEEAPVEEPEFSSVPIENPPEEEAPVNEPELVSPPAETENVPMEETPLDELEHPPAEMKSTLMEEVPPDLPSSPPVEQEDSTEIEIPPKEPESTPVEPEVPEAAE, from the exons ATGGAAGAAAGTAATGAACATGATCAACCTGTTTCAGCAGGGAggcaagaaatgagaaaaagaaggaagccTTCTCAACCAATGATAGACAAATCCCAGCAAACAGATatcactgagaaaaagaaataccTGACAGGTTCACAACTGGCTGCACCAAAAGCTGTCCTTAGCCATAGTAATATACatgaaagcaaagcaaagcattcTACTAAAGAatatgataaaatgagattatcttCTCAGCTTCAACAAACCTGGCAGAggagaaaacatggacaagaagTAGCAGATAAATCCCAGCAGACAGAGGAAattaaaggagggaaaaaaaaagcctcaagaaggagggaagaaattcTACCACCACAATCTAAACTTGAGGAACCTAAGGAATCAAGTGGGGGAGGAGAAATGAAGTCTGGTGAACCACTTGGAGAAGCCTTAGTTGATGTTGGAGGGGCACCTCCTCCTGTCCCTGAATCCGATATTGAGCAAATTGCTCATCCATCTAAAGAACACGAAACTCCCTTAAACAGACGCCCGAGCTATTCCCTGATAAACAGATCTCAGCAAACAAGTTGCACTGGAGATTGGGGTCTTATGGCCTACTATGGCCTATACAGAGAAATGGTGGACAAGCAGACTGGAATGAGTGACACAGAGCTAATAGGATTTCCTAGTGCTAGTAACAAAAAAGATTCATCATCCCAGCCAATGGAAGATACTGAGGGACCTAAAGTATCACCAAGGACATCCCGAGGAAGTTCTGCTAGTAGAAAAAGTTTCTCTCCCTCCAAAATCATCTCTGCCCGGGGAAGTACTGAAGCTGCTAGCAGAGTTCTTTCTCCCCAGGTAAGTGCTAGGGCTAGCAAAACATTCTCTGCCCGGGGAAGTGCTTCTGCTAGCAAAACTTTCTCTCCCTCAGGAAGTGCCAAAATCATCTCTGCCCAGGGAAGTGCTACTGCTAGTAAAACTTTCTCTCCCCAGGCTAGCAAAGCCTCAATTATTGAACCCCTTGAAGAATCTGGCTCTGAGATAGGTCTGAAAAGCCCCGAAAGGATAATAGATGCTACCCCTGAAGTACCACCCATTATAAAAAGGGAGAATGTTTCTATAGAAGAGGTAGTTCATGAAGAACAGCCTCCTCTTGCTGAACTTGAATCTTCTGACAGAGAGGGCCCTATTGATCTAGAGTCTCCTTCTGTTGCTGAAAAAGAATTTGCTCCTGAGGAAGAAGGTCCTCTTGAGGACATAGAGTCTCCTGTTGAGGTAGAGGTTTCTCCCGTGGAAGAGGCTCTTGTTGAGGAGCTAGAGTTGCCCATTGAAGAAGAGGTTTCTCCCATGGAAGAGATGCTCCATGAGGAACCAGAGCCTCCTCCTACTGACATGGAACTTTCTCCCATGGAAGAAAGCCCACTTGAGGAACAAGAGCCTCCTGATGAAGTGAAGTCTTCTCTTATGGAAGAAGCTCCACTTGATGAGGTAGAGGCTGCCCCTGTGGAAGAAGCTCCTCTTGAGGAATTAGAGCCTTCTCCTGATGAAGTGGAGCCTTCCCCTGTAGAAGAAGCACCTCTTGAGGAATTAGAGCCTTCTCCTGATGAAGTGGAGCCTTCCCCTGTAGAAGAAGCACCTCTTGAGGAATTAGAGCCTTCTCCTGATGAAGTGGAGCCTTCCCCTGTAGAAGAAGCACCTCTTGAGGAATTAGAGCCTCCTCCTGATGAAATAGAGGCTGCCCCTGTGGAAGAAGCTCCTCTTGAGGAATTAGAGCCTTCTCCTGATGAAATAGAGGCTGCCCCTGTGGAAGAAGCTCCTCTCGAGGAATTAGAGCCTCTTCCTGATGAAGCAGAGCTATCTCCTGTAGAAGAAGCTCCTCTTGAGGAATTAGAGCCTTCTCCTGATGAAGTAGAGTCTTCCCCTGTAGAAGAAGCACCTTTTGAGGAATTAGAGCCTCCTCCTGATGAAGCAGAGCCATCTCCTGTAGAAGAAGCACCTCTTGAGGAATTAGAGCCTCCTCCTGATGAAGCAGAGCCATCTCCTGTAGAAGAAGCACCTCTTGAGGAATTAGAGCCTTCTCCTGATGAAGTAGAGCCTTCCCCTGTAGAAGAAGCACCTTTTGAGGAATTAGAGCCTTCTCCTGATGAAGTAGAGGCTTCCCCTGTGGAAGAAGCACCTCTTGAGGAGTTAGAGCCTCCTCCTGATGAAGTAGAGTCTTCCCCTGTAGAAGAAACTCCTCTTGGGGAATTAGAGCCTCCTCCTGATGAAGAAAAGGCTGCCCCTGTGGAAGAAG CTCCTCTTGAGGAATTAGAGCCTCCTCCTGATGAAGCAGAGCCTTCCCTTGAGGAGGAAGTTCCTCTCCCTGAGGAAGAAGCTCCTCTTGAAGAACTGGAGTTTTCTCCTGTTGAAACCAAGGCTGCTCCTGAGGAAGAAGCTCCTGTTGAAGAACCAGAATTTTCTTCGGTTCCCATAGAGAATCCTCCTGAGGAAGAAGCTCCTGTAAATGAACCTGAACTTGTGTCTCCTCCTGCTGAAACAGAGAATGTTCCCATGGAAGAAACACCTTTGGATGAATTAGAGCACCCCCCTGCTGAGATGAAGAGTACTCTTATGGAAGAAGTCCCTCCTGATTTACCTTCTTCTCCTCCTGTGGAACAAGAGGATTCTACTGAAATAGAGATTCCTCCAAAAGAACCAGAGTCTACCCCTGTGGAACCAGAAGTTCCTGAAGCAGCTGAGTAA